In the genome of Fusarium graminearum PH-1 chromosome 2, whole genome shotgun sequence, the window AAGTCGCTCAGACATTCTCGTTGCCGTGTCCTATTTTGCGGAAACATGGCTAACCCATCATGCCAATAGGCAAATCATCAAATGAGGCATCACCCAAGCCGTCCGACGACGCTCAGAAGCAACGAGAAAAGTCAGCGTAAGTCAATTATACTCCATAAATAGAAATTTGTTCAGATACTGACACCAAACTTGAAGCGACCTTCTCAGCCGTGAGGTCTCTGGCATTTCTCTCGACAAATCGAACTCACCCTCTACCGCGGCAGGTGACAAGCGCAAGGCGGAAGATGCGCACGCCTTCGACGTTATCAGCGTCAAGATTGCAGATCTGGGCAATGCTTGCTGGGTCAACCACCACTTTACCAACGACATTCAGACGAGACAATATAGATCGCCCGAAGTGATTTTGGGTTCCAAATGGGGTGCTAGCACTGATGTATGGAGTATGGCAGCTATGGTATGGAATCCCACCTCGTGATGAGTATGTCACTAGTCTTGCTAACATACTGCGATTATTAGGTGTTTGAGTTGATTACAGGAGACTACTTATTTGACCCACAGTCAGGTACCAAGTATGGCAAGGACGACGACCACATCGCCCAGAtcattgagcttcttgggccGTTTCCCAAATCGTTATGTCTCAGTGGGAAGTGGAGTCAAGAGATCTTCAATCGAAAGGGAGAGTTGCGGAATATCCACAGGCTTAGGCACTGGGCTCTAACAGACGTCCTGCGCGAAAAATACCacttcaaggaagaagaagcgaagcgcATTGCAGACTTTTTGACCCCAATGTTGGAGCTGGTTCCCGACAAGCGAGCCAACGCTGGTGGTATGGCAGGCCATAACTGGTTGGAGGATACGCCTGGTATGAAAGGACTGAAGATTGAAGGTTTGGAGGTTGGCGGCCGTGGCGAGGGCATCGACGGGTGGTCGACGGAGGTGAGGAAGAGATAGAAGGATTATAGACGCTCTGGGCATGCCGAATACAGGAGAACAAACGAACACAAGCCGACAGTCCAGGTCATCCAGACGATGTGGATGACtggtctttttttgtttgatGATCCACGCGGCTCGTGGTGCTATACTTGTGCATCTACATAGACCACGGCATCTCTTGAAAGCTGcatgatcttgtctttttggaCAGCGAAGAGGTTTGATACTTGCCCAGTTACTCAGCGtgctttggtcttggtcatgAAGAAATATTGGGGTACATGTGTTGGACTTGCACTATCACATGAGTCTTATGAGTAGCATTGTTGAAATTAGTCACGGGACTGTGTAGGCGAAAATGATAGACTTGACTTGTTATACAGCAACTGATGTACAATGAAATGACCGAGGAATTGGCAGTCATCCCTTCGCAATTAAGAAAACTGGGTACAGACACAGCAGCAAATACGTGTTTTCTCAAGGTTCACATATTGTACTGGTTCCAGGGTAAATATGTAGCTTTTAAAACGTTCGATTAATAGTAGGTGCCATAATAACCACATCTCCATGATATGTCAATACTGTCGTGGTCGTGCAGAATTACATAGTAGATAGATACATCTCATTTCGTTCCATTACCCCCCTTGCGTTTTCTGGTGTTTGAAGCGGGACCATCATTGGGCGTGCTCACATCAACCATGGGAGGCTCACTGTCTTCACGAGCGAACTCCTCATGAgca includes:
- a CDS encoding kinase dsk1, with the translated sequence MAHSPSSSSVEDAAENTADEEDSEDYCKGGYHPVQVGEKFKDGKYTVVRKLGWGHFSTVWLSRDNTNGKHVALKVVRSAAHYTETAIDEIKLLNKIVQAKPDHPGRKHVVSLLDSFEHKGPHGTHVCMVFEVLGENLLGLIKRWNHRGIPMPLVKQITKQVLLGLDYLHRECGIIHTDLKPENVLIEIGDVEQIVKRVVKPEAAEKENNRNGRRRRRTLITGSQPLPSPLNTSFNQSNLFPSPTPHSSLAGVLNDGKSSNEASPKPSDDAQKQREKSADLLSREVSGISLDKSNSPSTAAGDKRKAEDAHAFDVISVKIADLGNACWVNHHFTNDIQTRQYRSPEVILGSKWGASTDVWSMAAMVFELITGDYLFDPQSGTKYGKDDDHIAQIIELLGPFPKSLCLSGKWSQEIFNRKGELRNIHRLRHWALTDVLREKYHFKEEEAKRIADFLTPMLELVPDKRANAGGMAGHNWLEDTPGMKGLKIEGLEVGGRGEGIDGWSTEVRKR